The following is a genomic window from Candidatus Zixiibacteriota bacterium.
GACAACCAGCGCGCCCAGGGGATCCTGAAAGAACTCGCGGTCCATCGCCGGTGGCTTGAGAGTTACGAGCGCCTCGCCGCCGATCTCACGGCCGTGGAGGAACTGCTGGAGCTGGCCGACGCCGTGGAGAGCCCGGGCGAGCTGGTCGAACTGGAAGCGACCCTGGACGGCGTTGAGAAGGAGCTCGCCCGCATTGAATCGGCCGCCCTGCTGTCCGGACCGGACGACCACCGCAACGCCATTCTCTCCATCCACCCGGGGGCCGGGGGCACCGAATCGCAGGATTGGGCGGACATGCTCTTTCGCATGTACAACCGCTGGGCCGAGCGCAACGGCTTCACCGTCGAACTCATGGATTACCAGCCGGGCGACGAGGCCGGACTGAAATCGGCGACGCTCGAAATCAAGGGGGACTACGCCTTCGGCTACCTCAAAGCCGAATCGGGCGTCCACCGCCTCGTGCGCATCTCCCCGTTCGATGCAGCCGCCCGCCGCCATACGTCCTTCGTCTCCGTGCACGTCTTCCCGGAAGTCGAGGGCAACATCGAAATCGAGATCCGGGAGGAGGAGGTGCGGATCGACACCTACCGTTCCTCGGGGGCCGGCGGGCAGCACGTCAACAAGACATCCTCGGCCATTCGGCTGACCCACCTCCCGACCGGGATCGTGGTGACTTGCCAGTCCGAGCGCAGCCAGCACAAGAATAAAGAGGCCGCCTTCACCGTCCTCAAGTCCCGCCTCTACCAGCTCAAACGGGAGGAGGAGGCCAAGAAGATGGCCAAGTTCGAGGAGTCCAAAAAGAAGATCGAGTGGGGGTCACAGATCCGCTCGTACGTCTTCCAGCCCTACCAGATGGTCAAGGACCACCGGACATCGGTGGAAACGGGCAACGT
Proteins encoded in this region:
- the prfB gene encoding peptide chain release factor 2, which codes for MRGIFDLGARRDKVKELEDASGAPDFWDDNQRAQGILKELAVHRRWLESYERLAADLTAVEELLELADAVESPGELVELEATLDGVEKELARIESAALLSGPDDHRNAILSIHPGAGGTESQDWADMLFRMYNRWAERNGFTVELMDYQPGDEAGLKSATLEIKGDYAFGYLKAESGVHRLVRISPFDAAARRHTSFVSVHVFPEVEGNIEIEIREEEVRIDTYRSSGAGGQHVNKTSSAIRLTHLPTGIVVTCQSERSQHKNKEAAFTVLKSRLYQLKREEEAKKMAKFEESKKKIEWGSQIRSYVFQPYQMVKDHRTSVETGNVQAVMDGDLEEFIQAFLTDPELNDSLGALAPTGNTQ